In Serinus canaria isolate serCan28SL12 chromosome 7 unlocalized genomic scaffold, serCan2020 HiC_scaffold_29, whole genome shotgun sequence, a single genomic region encodes these proteins:
- the PCBP3 gene encoding poly(rC)-binding protein 3 isoform X4 — translation MESKVSEGGLNVTLTIRLLMHGKEVGSIIGKKGETVKKMREESGARINISEGNCPERIVTITGPTDAIFKAFAMIAYKFEEDITNSMSNSTATSKPPVTLRLVVPASQCGSLIGKGGSKIKEIRESTGAQVQVAGDMLPNSTERAVTISGTPDAIIQCVKQICVVMLESPPKGATIPYRPKPASTPVIFAGGQAYTIQGQYAIPHPDLTKLHQLAMQQTPFTPLGQTTPAFPGEKLPLHSSEEAQNLMGQSSGLDASPPASTHELTIPNDLIGCIIGRQGTKINEIRQMSGAQIKIANATEGSSERQITITGTPANISLAQYLINASSADPDPHGRNTFTA, via the exons ATGGAGTCCAAGGTCTCCGAAGGCGGCCTCAACGTCACCCTCACCATCCGGCTGCTGATGCACGGCAAG GAAGTGGGAAGCATCATTGGGAAG AAAGGAGAGACCGTGAAGAAGATGCGTGAGGAG AGTGGGGCAAGGATCAACATCTCAGAGGGGAACTGCCCTGAGCGGATTGTGACCATCACTGGCCCCACTGATGCCATCTTCAAGGCTTTTGCCATGATCGCCTACAAATTTGAGGAG GACATAACCAACTCCATGAGCAACAGCACCGCTACCAGCAAACCTCCAGTGACACTGCGGCTGGTGGTGCCAGCGAGTCAGTGCGGCTCCCTCATCGGCAAGGGGGGTTCCAAGATCAAGGAAATCCGAGAG TCCACAGGTGCTCAGGTCCAAGTGGCTGGGGACATGCTGCCCAACTCCACGGAGCGGGCAGTGACAATCTCGGGGACACCCGATGCAATTATCCAGTGTGTCAAACAGATCTGTGTGGTGATGCTGGAG TCCCCACCAAAAGGTGCCACCATTCCCTACCGCCCAAAGCCCGCCTCCACCCCTGTCATTTTTGCAGGTGGTCAG GCCTATACAATTCAGGGACAATACGCTATTCCACACCCAGAT TTGACCAAGCTCCACCAGTTGGCTATGCAGCAAACCCCCTTTACTCCCCTTGGACAGACCACCCCCGCTTTCCCTG GAGAAAAGCTGCCCTTACATTCCTCCGAAGAAGCTCAAAATCTGATGGGCCAGTCATCAG GTTTGGATGCCAGTCCCCCGGCCAGTACTCATGAACTCACCATTCCCAATGAT CTAATAGGCTGCATAATCGGACGCCAAGGGACCAAAATCAATGAAATTCGGCAGATGTCGGGAGCGCAGATCAAAATCGCAAACGCCACAGAAGGGTCATCGGAGCGCCAAATTACCATCACAGGAACCCCTGCAAACATCAGCCTTGCGCAGTACCTCATCAACGCCAG ctctgcagacccTGACCCCCACGGGAGGAACACCTTCACCGCCTGA
- the PCBP3 gene encoding poly(rC)-binding protein 3 isoform X9, producing the protein MESKVSEGGLNVTLTIRLLMHGKEVGSIIGKKGETVKKMREESGARINISEGNCPERIVTITGPTDAIFKAFAMIAYKFEEDITNSMSNSTATSKPPVTLRLVVPASQCGSLIGKGGSKIKEIRESTGAQVQVAGDMLPNSTERAVTISGTPDAIIQCVKQICVVMLEAYTIQGQYAIPHPDQLTKLHQLAMQQTPFTPLGQTTPAFPGEKLPLHSSEEAQNLMGQSSGLDASPPASTHELTIPNDLIGCIIGRQGTKINEIRQMSGAQIKIANATEGSSERQITITGTPANISLAQYLINASSADPDPHGRNTFTA; encoded by the exons ATGGAGTCCAAGGTCTCCGAAGGCGGCCTCAACGTCACCCTCACCATCCGGCTGCTGATGCACGGCAAG GAAGTGGGAAGCATCATTGGGAAG AAAGGAGAGACCGTGAAGAAGATGCGTGAGGAG AGTGGGGCAAGGATCAACATCTCAGAGGGGAACTGCCCTGAGCGGATTGTGACCATCACTGGCCCCACTGATGCCATCTTCAAGGCTTTTGCCATGATCGCCTACAAATTTGAGGAG GACATAACCAACTCCATGAGCAACAGCACCGCTACCAGCAAACCTCCAGTGACACTGCGGCTGGTGGTGCCAGCGAGTCAGTGCGGCTCCCTCATCGGCAAGGGGGGTTCCAAGATCAAGGAAATCCGAGAG TCCACAGGTGCTCAGGTCCAAGTGGCTGGGGACATGCTGCCCAACTCCACGGAGCGGGCAGTGACAATCTCGGGGACACCCGATGCAATTATCCAGTGTGTCAAACAGATCTGTGTGGTGATGCTGGAG GCCTATACAATTCAGGGACAATACGCTATTCCACACCCAGAT CAGTTGACCAAGCTCCACCAGTTGGCTATGCAGCAAACCCCCTTTACTCCCCTTGGACAGACCACCCCCGCTTTCCCTG GAGAAAAGCTGCCCTTACATTCCTCCGAAGAAGCTCAAAATCTGATGGGCCAGTCATCAG GTTTGGATGCCAGTCCCCCGGCCAGTACTCATGAACTCACCATTCCCAATGAT CTAATAGGCTGCATAATCGGACGCCAAGGGACCAAAATCAATGAAATTCGGCAGATGTCGGGAGCGCAGATCAAAATCGCAAACGCCACAGAAGGGTCATCGGAGCGCCAAATTACCATCACAGGAACCCCTGCAAACATCAGCCTTGCGCAGTACCTCATCAACGCCAG ctctgcagacccTGACCCCCACGGGAGGAACACCTTCACCGCCTGA
- the PCBP3 gene encoding poly(rC)-binding protein 3 isoform X10, with translation MESKVSEGGLNVTLTIRLLMHGKEVGSIIGKKGETVKKMREESGARINISEGNCPERIVTITGPTDAIFKAFAMIAYKFEEDITNSMSNSTATSKPPVTLRLVVPASQCGSLIGKGGSKIKEIRESTGAQVQVAGDMLPNSTERAVTISGTPDAIIQCVKQICVVMLEAYTIQGQYAIPHPDLTKLHQLAMQQTPFTPLGQTTPAFPGEKLPLHSSEEAQNLMGQSSGLDASPPASTHELTIPNDLIGCIIGRQGTKINEIRQMSGAQIKIANATEGSSERQITITGTPANISLAQYLINASSADPDPHGRNTFTA, from the exons ATGGAGTCCAAGGTCTCCGAAGGCGGCCTCAACGTCACCCTCACCATCCGGCTGCTGATGCACGGCAAG GAAGTGGGAAGCATCATTGGGAAG AAAGGAGAGACCGTGAAGAAGATGCGTGAGGAG AGTGGGGCAAGGATCAACATCTCAGAGGGGAACTGCCCTGAGCGGATTGTGACCATCACTGGCCCCACTGATGCCATCTTCAAGGCTTTTGCCATGATCGCCTACAAATTTGAGGAG GACATAACCAACTCCATGAGCAACAGCACCGCTACCAGCAAACCTCCAGTGACACTGCGGCTGGTGGTGCCAGCGAGTCAGTGCGGCTCCCTCATCGGCAAGGGGGGTTCCAAGATCAAGGAAATCCGAGAG TCCACAGGTGCTCAGGTCCAAGTGGCTGGGGACATGCTGCCCAACTCCACGGAGCGGGCAGTGACAATCTCGGGGACACCCGATGCAATTATCCAGTGTGTCAAACAGATCTGTGTGGTGATGCTGGAG GCCTATACAATTCAGGGACAATACGCTATTCCACACCCAGAT TTGACCAAGCTCCACCAGTTGGCTATGCAGCAAACCCCCTTTACTCCCCTTGGACAGACCACCCCCGCTTTCCCTG GAGAAAAGCTGCCCTTACATTCCTCCGAAGAAGCTCAAAATCTGATGGGCCAGTCATCAG GTTTGGATGCCAGTCCCCCGGCCAGTACTCATGAACTCACCATTCCCAATGAT CTAATAGGCTGCATAATCGGACGCCAAGGGACCAAAATCAATGAAATTCGGCAGATGTCGGGAGCGCAGATCAAAATCGCAAACGCCACAGAAGGGTCATCGGAGCGCCAAATTACCATCACAGGAACCCCTGCAAACATCAGCCTTGCGCAGTACCTCATCAACGCCAG ctctgcagacccTGACCCCCACGGGAGGAACACCTTCACCGCCTGA
- the PCBP3 gene encoding poly(rC)-binding protein 3 isoform X5: protein MESKVSEGGLNVTLTIRLLMHGKEVGSIIGKKGETVKKMREESGARINISEGNCPERIVTITGPTDAIFKAFAMIAYKFEEDITNSMSNSTATSKPPVTLRLVVPASQCGSLIGKGGSKIKEIRESTGAQVQVAGDMLPNSTERAVTISGTPDAIIQCVKQICVVMLEVQSVTKRSPPKGATIPYRPKPASTPVIFAGGQAYTIQGQYAIPHPDQLTKLHQLAMQQTPFTPLGQTTPAFPGLDASPPASTHELTIPNDLIGCIIGRQGTKINEIRQMSGAQIKIANATEGSSERQITITGTPANISLAQYLINASSADPDPHGRNTFTA from the exons ATGGAGTCCAAGGTCTCCGAAGGCGGCCTCAACGTCACCCTCACCATCCGGCTGCTGATGCACGGCAAG GAAGTGGGAAGCATCATTGGGAAG AAAGGAGAGACCGTGAAGAAGATGCGTGAGGAG AGTGGGGCAAGGATCAACATCTCAGAGGGGAACTGCCCTGAGCGGATTGTGACCATCACTGGCCCCACTGATGCCATCTTCAAGGCTTTTGCCATGATCGCCTACAAATTTGAGGAG GACATAACCAACTCCATGAGCAACAGCACCGCTACCAGCAAACCTCCAGTGACACTGCGGCTGGTGGTGCCAGCGAGTCAGTGCGGCTCCCTCATCGGCAAGGGGGGTTCCAAGATCAAGGAAATCCGAGAG TCCACAGGTGCTCAGGTCCAAGTGGCTGGGGACATGCTGCCCAACTCCACGGAGCGGGCAGTGACAATCTCGGGGACACCCGATGCAATTATCCAGTGTGTCAAACAGATCTGTGTGGTGATGCTGGAGGTACAGTCTGTAACAAAGAGG TCCCCACCAAAAGGTGCCACCATTCCCTACCGCCCAAAGCCCGCCTCCACCCCTGTCATTTTTGCAGGTGGTCAG GCCTATACAATTCAGGGACAATACGCTATTCCACACCCAGAT CAGTTGACCAAGCTCCACCAGTTGGCTATGCAGCAAACCCCCTTTACTCCCCTTGGACAGACCACCCCCGCTTTCCCTG GTTTGGATGCCAGTCCCCCGGCCAGTACTCATGAACTCACCATTCCCAATGAT CTAATAGGCTGCATAATCGGACGCCAAGGGACCAAAATCAATGAAATTCGGCAGATGTCGGGAGCGCAGATCAAAATCGCAAACGCCACAGAAGGGTCATCGGAGCGCCAAATTACCATCACAGGAACCCCTGCAAACATCAGCCTTGCGCAGTACCTCATCAACGCCAG ctctgcagacccTGACCCCCACGGGAGGAACACCTTCACCGCCTGA
- the PCBP3 gene encoding poly(rC)-binding protein 3 isoform X6 has protein sequence MESKVSEGGLNVTLTIRLLMHGKEVGSIIGKKGETVKKMREESGARINISEGNCPERIVTITGPTDAIFKAFAMIAYKFEEDITNSMSNSTATSKPPVTLRLVVPASQCGSLIGKGGSKIKEIRESTGAQVQVAGDMLPNSTERAVTISGTPDAIIQCVKQICVVMLEVQSVTKRSPPKGATIPYRPKPASTPVIFAGGQAYTIQGQYAIPHPDLTKLHQLAMQQTPFTPLGQTTPAFPGLDASPPASTHELTIPNDLIGCIIGRQGTKINEIRQMSGAQIKIANATEGSSERQITITGTPANISLAQYLINASSADPDPHGRNTFTA, from the exons ATGGAGTCCAAGGTCTCCGAAGGCGGCCTCAACGTCACCCTCACCATCCGGCTGCTGATGCACGGCAAG GAAGTGGGAAGCATCATTGGGAAG AAAGGAGAGACCGTGAAGAAGATGCGTGAGGAG AGTGGGGCAAGGATCAACATCTCAGAGGGGAACTGCCCTGAGCGGATTGTGACCATCACTGGCCCCACTGATGCCATCTTCAAGGCTTTTGCCATGATCGCCTACAAATTTGAGGAG GACATAACCAACTCCATGAGCAACAGCACCGCTACCAGCAAACCTCCAGTGACACTGCGGCTGGTGGTGCCAGCGAGTCAGTGCGGCTCCCTCATCGGCAAGGGGGGTTCCAAGATCAAGGAAATCCGAGAG TCCACAGGTGCTCAGGTCCAAGTGGCTGGGGACATGCTGCCCAACTCCACGGAGCGGGCAGTGACAATCTCGGGGACACCCGATGCAATTATCCAGTGTGTCAAACAGATCTGTGTGGTGATGCTGGAGGTACAGTCTGTAACAAAGAGG TCCCCACCAAAAGGTGCCACCATTCCCTACCGCCCAAAGCCCGCCTCCACCCCTGTCATTTTTGCAGGTGGTCAG GCCTATACAATTCAGGGACAATACGCTATTCCACACCCAGAT TTGACCAAGCTCCACCAGTTGGCTATGCAGCAAACCCCCTTTACTCCCCTTGGACAGACCACCCCCGCTTTCCCTG GTTTGGATGCCAGTCCCCCGGCCAGTACTCATGAACTCACCATTCCCAATGAT CTAATAGGCTGCATAATCGGACGCCAAGGGACCAAAATCAATGAAATTCGGCAGATGTCGGGAGCGCAGATCAAAATCGCAAACGCCACAGAAGGGTCATCGGAGCGCCAAATTACCATCACAGGAACCCCTGCAAACATCAGCCTTGCGCAGTACCTCATCAACGCCAG ctctgcagacccTGACCCCCACGGGAGGAACACCTTCACCGCCTGA
- the PCBP3 gene encoding poly(rC)-binding protein 3 isoform X2, with translation MESKVSEGGLNVTLTIRLLMHGKEVGSIIGKKGETVKKMREESGARINISEGNCPERIVTITGPTDAIFKAFAMIAYKFEEDITNSMSNSTATSKPPVTLRLVVPASQCGSLIGKGGSKIKEIRESTGAQVQVAGDMLPNSTERAVTISGTPDAIIQCVKQICVVMLEVQSVTKRSPPKGATIPYRPKPASTPVIFAGGQAYTIQGQYAIPHPDLTKLHQLAMQQTPFTPLGQTTPAFPGEKLPLHSSEEAQNLMGQSSGLDASPPASTHELTIPNDLIGCIIGRQGTKINEIRQMSGAQIKIANATEGSSERQITITGTPANISLAQYLINASSADPDPHGRNTFTA, from the exons ATGGAGTCCAAGGTCTCCGAAGGCGGCCTCAACGTCACCCTCACCATCCGGCTGCTGATGCACGGCAAG GAAGTGGGAAGCATCATTGGGAAG AAAGGAGAGACCGTGAAGAAGATGCGTGAGGAG AGTGGGGCAAGGATCAACATCTCAGAGGGGAACTGCCCTGAGCGGATTGTGACCATCACTGGCCCCACTGATGCCATCTTCAAGGCTTTTGCCATGATCGCCTACAAATTTGAGGAG GACATAACCAACTCCATGAGCAACAGCACCGCTACCAGCAAACCTCCAGTGACACTGCGGCTGGTGGTGCCAGCGAGTCAGTGCGGCTCCCTCATCGGCAAGGGGGGTTCCAAGATCAAGGAAATCCGAGAG TCCACAGGTGCTCAGGTCCAAGTGGCTGGGGACATGCTGCCCAACTCCACGGAGCGGGCAGTGACAATCTCGGGGACACCCGATGCAATTATCCAGTGTGTCAAACAGATCTGTGTGGTGATGCTGGAGGTACAGTCTGTAACAAAGAGG TCCCCACCAAAAGGTGCCACCATTCCCTACCGCCCAAAGCCCGCCTCCACCCCTGTCATTTTTGCAGGTGGTCAG GCCTATACAATTCAGGGACAATACGCTATTCCACACCCAGAT TTGACCAAGCTCCACCAGTTGGCTATGCAGCAAACCCCCTTTACTCCCCTTGGACAGACCACCCCCGCTTTCCCTG GAGAAAAGCTGCCCTTACATTCCTCCGAAGAAGCTCAAAATCTGATGGGCCAGTCATCAG GTTTGGATGCCAGTCCCCCGGCCAGTACTCATGAACTCACCATTCCCAATGAT CTAATAGGCTGCATAATCGGACGCCAAGGGACCAAAATCAATGAAATTCGGCAGATGTCGGGAGCGCAGATCAAAATCGCAAACGCCACAGAAGGGTCATCGGAGCGCCAAATTACCATCACAGGAACCCCTGCAAACATCAGCCTTGCGCAGTACCTCATCAACGCCAG ctctgcagacccTGACCCCCACGGGAGGAACACCTTCACCGCCTGA
- the PCBP3 gene encoding poly(rC)-binding protein 3 isoform X1 — protein sequence MESKVSEGGLNVTLTIRLLMHGKEVGSIIGKKGETVKKMREESGARINISEGNCPERIVTITGPTDAIFKAFAMIAYKFEEDITNSMSNSTATSKPPVTLRLVVPASQCGSLIGKGGSKIKEIRESTGAQVQVAGDMLPNSTERAVTISGTPDAIIQCVKQICVVMLEVQSVTKRSPPKGATIPYRPKPASTPVIFAGGQAYTIQGQYAIPHPDQLTKLHQLAMQQTPFTPLGQTTPAFPGEKLPLHSSEEAQNLMGQSSGLDASPPASTHELTIPNDLIGCIIGRQGTKINEIRQMSGAQIKIANATEGSSERQITITGTPANISLAQYLINASSADPDPHGRNTFTA from the exons ATGGAGTCCAAGGTCTCCGAAGGCGGCCTCAACGTCACCCTCACCATCCGGCTGCTGATGCACGGCAAG GAAGTGGGAAGCATCATTGGGAAG AAAGGAGAGACCGTGAAGAAGATGCGTGAGGAG AGTGGGGCAAGGATCAACATCTCAGAGGGGAACTGCCCTGAGCGGATTGTGACCATCACTGGCCCCACTGATGCCATCTTCAAGGCTTTTGCCATGATCGCCTACAAATTTGAGGAG GACATAACCAACTCCATGAGCAACAGCACCGCTACCAGCAAACCTCCAGTGACACTGCGGCTGGTGGTGCCAGCGAGTCAGTGCGGCTCCCTCATCGGCAAGGGGGGTTCCAAGATCAAGGAAATCCGAGAG TCCACAGGTGCTCAGGTCCAAGTGGCTGGGGACATGCTGCCCAACTCCACGGAGCGGGCAGTGACAATCTCGGGGACACCCGATGCAATTATCCAGTGTGTCAAACAGATCTGTGTGGTGATGCTGGAGGTACAGTCTGTAACAAAGAGG TCCCCACCAAAAGGTGCCACCATTCCCTACCGCCCAAAGCCCGCCTCCACCCCTGTCATTTTTGCAGGTGGTCAG GCCTATACAATTCAGGGACAATACGCTATTCCACACCCAGAT CAGTTGACCAAGCTCCACCAGTTGGCTATGCAGCAAACCCCCTTTACTCCCCTTGGACAGACCACCCCCGCTTTCCCTG GAGAAAAGCTGCCCTTACATTCCTCCGAAGAAGCTCAAAATCTGATGGGCCAGTCATCAG GTTTGGATGCCAGTCCCCCGGCCAGTACTCATGAACTCACCATTCCCAATGAT CTAATAGGCTGCATAATCGGACGCCAAGGGACCAAAATCAATGAAATTCGGCAGATGTCGGGAGCGCAGATCAAAATCGCAAACGCCACAGAAGGGTCATCGGAGCGCCAAATTACCATCACAGGAACCCCTGCAAACATCAGCCTTGCGCAGTACCTCATCAACGCCAG ctctgcagacccTGACCCCCACGGGAGGAACACCTTCACCGCCTGA
- the PCBP3 gene encoding poly(rC)-binding protein 3 isoform X12: protein MESKVSEGGLNVTLTIRLLMHGKEVGSIIGKKGETVKKMREESGARINISEGNCPERIVTITGPTDAIFKAFAMIAYKFEEDITNSMSNSTATSKPPVTLRLVVPASQCGSLIGKGGSKIKEIRESTGAQVQVAGDMLPNSTERAVTISGTPDAIIQCVKQICVVMLEVQSVTKRSPPKGATIPYRPKPASTPVIFAGGQAYTIQGQYAIPHPDQLTKLHQLAMQQTPFTPLGQTTPAFPGEKLPLHSSEEAQNLMGQSSGLDASPPASTHELTIPNDLCRP, encoded by the exons ATGGAGTCCAAGGTCTCCGAAGGCGGCCTCAACGTCACCCTCACCATCCGGCTGCTGATGCACGGCAAG GAAGTGGGAAGCATCATTGGGAAG AAAGGAGAGACCGTGAAGAAGATGCGTGAGGAG AGTGGGGCAAGGATCAACATCTCAGAGGGGAACTGCCCTGAGCGGATTGTGACCATCACTGGCCCCACTGATGCCATCTTCAAGGCTTTTGCCATGATCGCCTACAAATTTGAGGAG GACATAACCAACTCCATGAGCAACAGCACCGCTACCAGCAAACCTCCAGTGACACTGCGGCTGGTGGTGCCAGCGAGTCAGTGCGGCTCCCTCATCGGCAAGGGGGGTTCCAAGATCAAGGAAATCCGAGAG TCCACAGGTGCTCAGGTCCAAGTGGCTGGGGACATGCTGCCCAACTCCACGGAGCGGGCAGTGACAATCTCGGGGACACCCGATGCAATTATCCAGTGTGTCAAACAGATCTGTGTGGTGATGCTGGAGGTACAGTCTGTAACAAAGAGG TCCCCACCAAAAGGTGCCACCATTCCCTACCGCCCAAAGCCCGCCTCCACCCCTGTCATTTTTGCAGGTGGTCAG GCCTATACAATTCAGGGACAATACGCTATTCCACACCCAGAT CAGTTGACCAAGCTCCACCAGTTGGCTATGCAGCAAACCCCCTTTACTCCCCTTGGACAGACCACCCCCGCTTTCCCTG GAGAAAAGCTGCCCTTACATTCCTCCGAAGAAGCTCAAAATCTGATGGGCCAGTCATCAG GTTTGGATGCCAGTCCCCCGGCCAGTACTCATGAACTCACCATTCCCAATGAT ctctgcagacccTGA
- the PCBP3 gene encoding poly(rC)-binding protein 3 isoform X14 has translation MESKVSEGGLNVTLTIRLLMHGKEVGSIIGKKGETVKKMREESGARINISEGNCPERIVTITGPTDAIFKAFAMIAYKFEEDITNSMSNSTATSKPPVTLRLVVPASQCGSLIGKGGSKIKEIREAYTIQGQYAIPHPDQLTKLHQLAMQQTPFTPLGQTTPAFPGEKLPLHSSEEAQNLMGQSSGLDASPPASTHELTIPNDLIGCIIGRQGTKINEIRQMSGAQIKIANATEGSSERQITITGTPANISLAQYLINASSADPDPHGRNTFTA, from the exons ATGGAGTCCAAGGTCTCCGAAGGCGGCCTCAACGTCACCCTCACCATCCGGCTGCTGATGCACGGCAAG GAAGTGGGAAGCATCATTGGGAAG AAAGGAGAGACCGTGAAGAAGATGCGTGAGGAG AGTGGGGCAAGGATCAACATCTCAGAGGGGAACTGCCCTGAGCGGATTGTGACCATCACTGGCCCCACTGATGCCATCTTCAAGGCTTTTGCCATGATCGCCTACAAATTTGAGGAG GACATAACCAACTCCATGAGCAACAGCACCGCTACCAGCAAACCTCCAGTGACACTGCGGCTGGTGGTGCCAGCGAGTCAGTGCGGCTCCCTCATCGGCAAGGGGGGTTCCAAGATCAAGGAAATCCGAGAG GCCTATACAATTCAGGGACAATACGCTATTCCACACCCAGAT CAGTTGACCAAGCTCCACCAGTTGGCTATGCAGCAAACCCCCTTTACTCCCCTTGGACAGACCACCCCCGCTTTCCCTG GAGAAAAGCTGCCCTTACATTCCTCCGAAGAAGCTCAAAATCTGATGGGCCAGTCATCAG GTTTGGATGCCAGTCCCCCGGCCAGTACTCATGAACTCACCATTCCCAATGAT CTAATAGGCTGCATAATCGGACGCCAAGGGACCAAAATCAATGAAATTCGGCAGATGTCGGGAGCGCAGATCAAAATCGCAAACGCCACAGAAGGGTCATCGGAGCGCCAAATTACCATCACAGGAACCCCTGCAAACATCAGCCTTGCGCAGTACCTCATCAACGCCAG ctctgcagacccTGACCCCCACGGGAGGAACACCTTCACCGCCTGA
- the PCBP3 gene encoding poly(rC)-binding protein 3 isoform X11: protein MESKVSEGGLNVTLTIRLLMHGKEVGSIIGKKGETVKKMREESGARINISEGNCPERIVTITGPTDAIFKAFAMIAYKFEEDITNSMSNSTATSKPPVTLRLVVPASQCGSLIGKGGSKIKEIRESTGAQVQVAGDMLPNSTERAVTISGTPDAIIQCVKQICVVMLEAYTIQGQYAIPHPDLTKLHQLAMQQTPFTPLGQTTPAFPGLDASPPASTHELTIPNDLIGCIIGRQGTKINEIRQMSGAQIKIANATEGSSERQITITGTPANISLAQYLINASSADPDPHGRNTFTA from the exons ATGGAGTCCAAGGTCTCCGAAGGCGGCCTCAACGTCACCCTCACCATCCGGCTGCTGATGCACGGCAAG GAAGTGGGAAGCATCATTGGGAAG AAAGGAGAGACCGTGAAGAAGATGCGTGAGGAG AGTGGGGCAAGGATCAACATCTCAGAGGGGAACTGCCCTGAGCGGATTGTGACCATCACTGGCCCCACTGATGCCATCTTCAAGGCTTTTGCCATGATCGCCTACAAATTTGAGGAG GACATAACCAACTCCATGAGCAACAGCACCGCTACCAGCAAACCTCCAGTGACACTGCGGCTGGTGGTGCCAGCGAGTCAGTGCGGCTCCCTCATCGGCAAGGGGGGTTCCAAGATCAAGGAAATCCGAGAG TCCACAGGTGCTCAGGTCCAAGTGGCTGGGGACATGCTGCCCAACTCCACGGAGCGGGCAGTGACAATCTCGGGGACACCCGATGCAATTATCCAGTGTGTCAAACAGATCTGTGTGGTGATGCTGGAG GCCTATACAATTCAGGGACAATACGCTATTCCACACCCAGAT TTGACCAAGCTCCACCAGTTGGCTATGCAGCAAACCCCCTTTACTCCCCTTGGACAGACCACCCCCGCTTTCCCTG GTTTGGATGCCAGTCCCCCGGCCAGTACTCATGAACTCACCATTCCCAATGAT CTAATAGGCTGCATAATCGGACGCCAAGGGACCAAAATCAATGAAATTCGGCAGATGTCGGGAGCGCAGATCAAAATCGCAAACGCCACAGAAGGGTCATCGGAGCGCCAAATTACCATCACAGGAACCCCTGCAAACATCAGCCTTGCGCAGTACCTCATCAACGCCAG ctctgcagacccTGACCCCCACGGGAGGAACACCTTCACCGCCTGA